The nucleotide sequence TTCATGGATACGTGCCTATGAAGCAGGCTTTGGCATGGGTAATCATACATGGACTCATGAGCATAATTTGTATGATCTCTCCGGGGATGATCTTATACGTGAGATCGGTTTTTGTTCTCGCTACATGATAAATATTATGGGAATGCCCCATGCTCATATTTATGGGTTTCGTACGCCCTATTTAGCCAATTCATCAGGAGGAGAATCTTTTGCTGTCAGCCGCGATCTTGGCATGCTCTATGACTGTACTCTGAATAATGGTCTTCAGGGGAATCGTCCTGCTGAATGGACGCGAGCAGATTTTCCCGGTGGTATGGATGACGGATGGGGCGCGTGGGGGAATTTTCCCACGGAACATTTTTGGCAGTATCCCAATGCAACCTATTCTTTGAGTGATGGTGGTACCTTTTCAGATATGGGCTTTGACTCTGGTCCCAATGGGTGGCCTGGGGGGGCAAGTGCAGAAGAGATGTTTAATCAAATGCGTCGTGCCATTGAGTATCATTACGAGACAAACCGTGCTCCCATTGATTTGGGCCTCCACAGTGATTATTATTCCGAGGAAGCACAAAATACCCCAGGAACCGGTGCCAGTGAATTTTCTACAGGCCTAGAAGATCGTCGTCGTGCCTTGGTTATGCTTCTTGATTGGATTGAGGAAGAGCTCCCCCATGCACGGGTGGTGGAGAAAATTGATGCCATTCGGTGGATGACCAACCCTGTTGCTCTTACGGATCTTTCTCGTGCAGAGGCGCTCACCTTTTCCGATGATGCCCCGAGTGGCGTTTTGACCAATGTGAACACCCTTGCCCATGAAGGATCTTCTGCGGAAATTATTTCCGATACGGAAGTGGCAGTAACAGTTGCTGATGAACAGAACTGGAAGGTGGAGGCGTATGCGGGAACACATTACCCGCTGGGACGCAGCATGGAGGATGTTCATTCTGTACGGGTTCGGTATAGTTCTGATCTCCCGCTTCGTCTGATCCTCTATCGGGATGATCTTGCCGTTGGCTCACATGGGCTTGGATTGCCCGCAACCCATGGTGCTGAACGGGTGGTTGAGCTTCCCGTGGTGGGGGACTATTTTGAACTCCCTCGTCCATATGATGAAATCGTTCCCCTTGATCTCTCGGAAGTCACCGATGTTGCTCTTGTGGCAGAAGTGATGGACACCACCATGAGTGGGAATTTTACTGCAGAGGTAGAATTTTTCGGAGCGGGAGATTTGGGCGGCCAAACCTCTGTGATTGACCGTAATGGAAATCGCGTGGAAAGTCGTATTTCCGTTTCTGTCCTGGATAACTCCCGCCTTTCTCTTTCGGTACCCCACGATGGTTCATATGATGTCCGTATCTATAACTATCGGGGACAGCAAGTATCCCGACAGCATAGGGATCTCTCTGCTGGAACAAATACATTTTCTACAGAGGCTCTCTCTTCAGGAACCTATCTCATGCAGATTTCGGGAGAGTCTGTAGAGCAAACTGCTCGATTTCGGGTGAAATAATATACAGGATACGTGTTGAGAGAAGTATATTCTATCCGGATGGCTTTTGTCATCCGGATTTTCTATCTATCCCTTGAAAGATGAGGTTCTATACAGAAGGAGTATGGTCTGTGGAGTGGGATGAGATATTACAGAGTGGTGGAGATATTGCTGCTCGAAAGCGGGGAAAAAGCCCCTTACAGAAGAAACAGGAAAAAGGTTCCCTTTCTAAGAGCCAACAGGAAGCGGTTGTTACCGACCTCTGCACCCATGGTATTGACTGGACGTGTCGCCACTATTCCATGAGTTCACAGGCGGTGTTGCGCCTGGCCGCACGGTTCGTTAAACGAGGAGACCGAAGGGCTGAAGAGTTTCTTTGTCCTGAAAAGATCGATCATCTTGAGTCTGTTCTGCTGCAGGCACACACCCTTTCCCTACGAAAAATAGCTGCACAGAGTGAGGTGAGCGAAGGAGAGCTTCGTGTGGTACAGGCCATGATACTTCGACGGGAGCAGCATAATGAGTAGATGGGTTCTTTTTGACTTTGATGGGACCATTGCCGAATCAACCGATGCACTTCTTTCCTTTTTCAATTCCCATATTTATGGACGCTATTCGTCACAAAAACTCACTGCTGATGATTTCCATACGTTGCGGAGCCTTTCCTTGGCAGAGAAGATCCGTTTTATTAACGTACCTTTTTATAAAATCCCCCTCCTTGTGCGAATGTGCCGTAAACATTTTCATACCATGATTGATGATCTACACATTGTCGAAGGGCTTGAAGAGGCCTGTCTTTCCTTGCGTCAGCAGGGCTATCGTTTGGGGATTGTGTCCACAAATAACCGAGAAAACATCGTGAATTTTTTAGAGCAAAAGGGGGTTTCATCTCTCTTTTCTTTGGTTATGTGTGATAGCGGCCCCTTTTTATCGGTAAAACATCGTACCTTACGAAAGTTTCTTCGACAGGAGAATATTACGGGAGAAGCGGTGGTATATGTGGGAGATGAATTACGTGATATTTTAGCATGCAGAGAAACGGCGATTCCCGTGGTATCAGTAGCATGGGGATGGGAAAATCGTGAGCTCCTTGAGAAAAATAATCCCGGATGTGTTATTGAGGATACGCGCGAACTTCCAGGTATTATTGCAACTCTTTCTACACAGAACCAATTAAAACACGTACCTCTTTCTTCATAAGCCGCTCTTCATGCGCCCATTGTGGTATCCTTCAGAGGAAATGTATATTTGAAGAAATACTACTATACATGAGGAGAACCAAATGGTATACAGTTTTCTTGCGTTTTTGCTCTTTTTTGGGCTGATTGGGTTGAGCTCCGTCCTCAAAAGCAAAGGTACAAAAAAAGATTACTACATTGCGAGCAGCTCTGTTCGCCCCTCCCTGGTGGGGCTCTCTGCGGTGTCAACTAACAACAGTGGCTATATGTTTATCGGTATGATTGGGTACACCTTTGTAAACGGCTTGTCTTCGCTCTGGGTGATGATTGGGTGGATCGGCGGAGATTTTCTCTCCTCCCTGTATATTCACCGGAAGCTTCGTAACACCGTAAGTACAACCGGTGAAGTGAGCTTTGCCGGCACTTTAAGTAACTGGTGGGGGGATAAGAATCGGCTTTTACAAAAAACCATTGGGCTTATCACCTTGGTGTTTCTTCTTGCCTATGCCGGAGCTCAGCTTGTGGCAGGCAGTAAGGCCTTGGAGGTTCTTTTTGGGTGGCCCCTGTGGGCGGGTGCTGTCATGGGGGCTGGACTTGTTTTAGCCTATTGTATCGCCGGGGGGATTCGCGCATCTATTTGGACTGATGCAGCTCAATCCATTGTGATGATTGTTGCCATGACCATGCTACTTTTTGTTGCCCTGCGAGATGCTGGCGGGGTGTCGGGGGCAATACACCATCTTGGAGAAGTGGAGGGGTTTCTCTCTCTCTTTCCCGATGATCTCATTATTCCCGGTCTTGCGGGCGGATTTCTTTTTGCGGTAAGCTGGGCCTTTGCTGGCTTGTCGGTAATCGGACAGCCCCATATTATGATACGTTTCATGGCATTGAACACAAATGAGCATATGCGCTCTGCCAAGTGGTGGTATTATGTGTGGTTTACCTTTTTCTATCTTGCCGCGATCGGTGTGGGAATGCTTTCACGAATCTATTTTACCGAAGGGGCCTTTGATGAAGAGCTTGCCTTGCCCATGATGGCTCAGGAGTTGCTCCATCCCGGTCTTGCCGGCGTTATTCTTGCCGGGGTGTTTGCTGCCACCATGTCAACGGCAGATTCTGTTATCCTAAGTTGTTCCTCCGCCTTCACCCACGACGTGCTTGGATCGAAAATACGCAGTACTGCGGGAATAAAGATTGCCACGGGGTGTATTACCCTGGGGGCACTTGGATGGGCCTTGGTAAATCAGCAATCTGTATTTAACCTTGTTATTATGGCGTGGTCCGGTTTGGCAAGTGCCTTTGCTCCCCTTCTCATTGTTTTGACCCTTGGTATGAAACCACCCCAGCATGTATCGATACTTGCGGTCATAACTGGGTTTATCACGGCCCTTCTCTGGAGATACTTTTCGCTCCATCTCTTTGTCTATGAGGGCATGCCTGGTATTTTGGTTGGGCTGGGAATCTTTTTGGCATATCGCATACACCGGGGGAGATCTCTCAAAGAGATGACGGCTTAGGCAAAGGCTTGTTCAATACGCTGTGCTGCTTCCACGATGATCTCTCTGTCTTTTGAGAAGCAGAAGCGGCATAGATGATCACCAGTACTGTCGTGATAGAAGGCAGATCCGGGTACGCCGGCAACACCGGTGCGTCGGAGAAATTCCATGGCTCTATCCAGCGAGGTAGAGCCGTGTATCCGTGAGATATCAGCCAAAATGTAATAGGCACCTTTGGGAAGAGTTGGGCAAAGCCCCGCCTTTTCAAGGGCCGTAAAGAGAATATCCCGTTTTTCTTGATGATTTTGCCGAAGCGCTGTATAAAAGGACGGGGTAAGCTCAGTAAGCCCTCGGCATATTCCGTGCTGCAGAGGTGCCGGCGGGCATACGTAGTAGAGATCGTTTAAGTGTCCTGCGGCGGATGCAATGTCTGCAGGGCCA is from Chitinivibrio alkaliphilus ACht1 and encodes:
- a CDS encoding sodium/proline symporter, with translation MVYSFLAFLLFFGLIGLSSVLKSKGTKKDYYIASSSVRPSLVGLSAVSTNNSGYMFIGMIGYTFVNGLSSLWVMIGWIGGDFLSSLYIHRKLRNTVSTTGEVSFAGTLSNWWGDKNRLLQKTIGLITLVFLLAYAGAQLVAGSKALEVLFGWPLWAGAVMGAGLVLAYCIAGGIRASIWTDAAQSIVMIVAMTMLLFVALRDAGGVSGAIHHLGEVEGFLSLFPDDLIIPGLAGGFLFAVSWAFAGLSVIGQPHIMIRFMALNTNEHMRSAKWWYYVWFTFFYLAAIGVGMLSRIYFTEGAFDEELALPMMAQELLHPGLAGVILAGVFAATMSTADSVILSCSSAFTHDVLGSKIRSTAGIKIATGCITLGALGWALVNQQSVFNLVIMAWSGLASAFAPLLIVLTLGMKPPQHVSILAVITGFITALLWRYFSLHLFVYEGMPGILVGLGIFLAYRIHRGRSLKEMTA
- a CDS encoding HAD-IA family hydrolase, which gives rise to MSRWVLFDFDGTIAESTDALLSFFNSHIYGRYSSQKLTADDFHTLRSLSLAEKIRFINVPFYKIPLLVRMCRKHFHTMIDDLHIVEGLEEACLSLRQQGYRLGIVSTNNRENIVNFLEQKGVSSLFSLVMCDSGPFLSVKHRTLRKFLRQENITGEAVVYVGDELRDILACRETAIPVVSVAWGWENRELLEKNNPGCVIEDTRELPGIIATLSTQNQLKHVPLSS
- a CDS encoding T9SS type A sorting domain-containing protein; its protein translation is MIQVLMWFIIFVTLTYGHGPVRTGPSPVDISVGTGAFTGVPYSTEPPGGLEPEEIPLFISLGFDDNRYADGVDWVVEELFAGRYNNEGAGNPATFDGTPMVASFYVIGNSDYPWSETPYDVEMPSDRPVTDSWIRAYEAGFGMGNHTWTHEHNLYDLSGDDLIREIGFCSRYMINIMGMPHAHIYGFRTPYLANSSGGESFAVSRDLGMLYDCTLNNGLQGNRPAEWTRADFPGGMDDGWGAWGNFPTEHFWQYPNATYSLSDGGTFSDMGFDSGPNGWPGGASAEEMFNQMRRAIEYHYETNRAPIDLGLHSDYYSEEAQNTPGTGASEFSTGLEDRRRALVMLLDWIEEELPHARVVEKIDAIRWMTNPVALTDLSRAEALTFSDDAPSGVLTNVNTLAHEGSSAEIISDTEVAVTVADEQNWKVEAYAGTHYPLGRSMEDVHSVRVRYSSDLPLRLILYRDDLAVGSHGLGLPATHGAERVVELPVVGDYFELPRPYDEIVPLDLSEVTDVALVAEVMDTTMSGNFTAEVEFFGAGDLGGQTSVIDRNGNRVESRISVSVLDNSRLSLSVPHDGSYDVRIYNYRGQQVSRQHRDLSAGTNTFSTEALSSGTYLMQISGESVEQTARFRVK